The Candidatus Protochlamydia phocaeensis genome has a window encoding:
- a CDS encoding F-box/WD repeat-containing protein, with the protein MAIDQIDFSGLNSFKSVEPEPSALPLLSLSDEMLLYIFSFLKSDPHSLSKACLVDRQWHQVAGDHTLNPALRALCICSHPLIIGEQAGKFTRITSLDASHGQIVYGYGSSYAKSVCVYNLLTKETRHIRLGYNTSGFAVLVDGKLYVGTDDGIEYYDEAGHNERIVQDVLNVGPNIEHIFAQNGNKQRIAFTGLTSDSIKIYDAATKNTLEIQDERNGRDRSCLGGLTFLGERLAVGYAVFNRMNENYVSVYDAAGSKIAEKLFESHPYKMVADDNHLIVFFSNNDIKILDPDTLEEQHNLKLQVGWEHPDDRSNTLDIFALHEGKIFTLAEETFKVFDVAAGELIQEFKRPDGSKIVASSETENPISIQGSIVALGVNLSKEQYAVELWDIETGQKMHSFPTIGSAEKVKLEMGDKPQLTVGIKGGAVQVWNFEIELKQKNEAQAAPSIEEAAPIEEISSPVQAQTSRPSDLERVSLVNYLSQSNG; encoded by the coding sequence ATGGCAATAGATCAAATTGATTTTTCTGGTCTTAATTCTTTTAAATCAGTAGAGCCTGAACCTTCTGCATTGCCATTGCTTTCTCTTTCCGACGAAATGCTGTTGTATATTTTTTCTTTTTTGAAGTCTGATCCGCATTCGCTTAGCAAAGCCTGTTTAGTCGATAGGCAGTGGCATCAAGTAGCAGGAGATCATACATTGAATCCAGCTCTTAGAGCGCTTTGTATATGCTCGCACCCTTTAATTATTGGAGAGCAAGCAGGTAAATTTACGCGTATAACTTCTCTAGACGCTTCTCATGGTCAAATCGTCTATGGATACGGGAGCAGTTATGCAAAGAGTGTATGTGTCTATAACCTGTTAACAAAAGAAACGAGACACATCAGACTTGGTTATAATACCAGTGGTTTTGCTGTACTTGTAGACGGCAAGCTATATGTAGGAACGGATGATGGCATCGAGTATTATGATGAGGCAGGCCATAATGAAAGAATTGTTCAGGATGTGTTGAATGTTGGTCCCAATATTGAGCATATATTTGCTCAGAATGGCAATAAACAACGGATTGCTTTTACGGGGCTTACTTCCGATAGTATCAAAATATACGATGCGGCAACAAAGAATACGCTAGAAATTCAAGATGAGCGCAACGGTAGGGATCGGAGCTGCCTAGGTGGCCTCACTTTCTTAGGAGAGCGTTTGGCCGTTGGCTATGCAGTTTTTAATCGGATGAATGAGAATTATGTTAGTGTATATGATGCGGCGGGCAGCAAAATTGCCGAAAAGCTATTTGAATCCCACCCTTATAAAATGGTTGCCGATGACAATCATTTGATTGTCTTCTTTTCTAACAATGATATCAAAATATTGGATCCGGATACATTAGAAGAGCAGCATAATTTAAAGCTTCAGGTCGGCTGGGAACATCCGGATGATAGGTCTAATACGTTAGATATCTTTGCTCTTCACGAGGGAAAAATATTTACTCTCGCAGAGGAAACATTTAAAGTATTTGACGTTGCAGCGGGAGAGCTCATTCAAGAGTTTAAGCGGCCTGATGGATCAAAAATAGTAGCTAGTTCTGAAACGGAAAATCCCATTTCTATTCAAGGCTCTATTGTTGCCTTAGGAGTCAACCTGTCAAAAGAACAATATGCTGTGGAGCTTTGGGACATTGAAACGGGACAGAAGATGCATTCTTTCCCCACTATAGGGTCTGCCGAAAAAGTTAAATTGGAAATGGGGGACAAGCCTCAGTTGACTGTTGGAATTAAAGGCGGGGCTGTTCAGGTATGGAATTTTGAGATAGAGTTAAAACAAAAGAATGAAGCCCAGGCAGCGCCTTCTATTGAAGAGGCAGCGCCCATAGAGGAAATTTCCTCTCCAGTGCAAGCTCAGACCTCTCGTCCTTCCGATCTAGAGAGAGTTTCTTTAGTAAATTATTTAAGCCAATCCAATGGCTAA
- the dprA gene encoding DNA-processing protein DprA: protein MNELEALVILTSIPYLGSIKIRLLIECFGSAIQALQAPLGQLAELPGFGPKILSAWQKALESEEWKDQLKLAERLQVHLIAFNDPRYPKRLLEIADYPLILYNKGEVRRDDQRCIAVVGTRHATLYGMEMARQISRELAQAGFTIISGLARGIDTAAHQGALEGGRTIAVLGSGIARLYPGENAQLARQICEQGAVISEFPLTTPPDRTHFPQRNRIVSGMSLGTLLIEAPRQSGAMLTMERALQQGRRTFALPGRADQETFCGNHALIKEKKADLIENARDIIACYDNFLFPIQDKPPAQPSVYLEKEEMELLCQLPTEELSIEEIARRLQLPISKISILLMSLVLKKIIKEYPGKIYKKI, encoded by the coding sequence TTGAACGAATTAGAAGCGTTAGTCATTTTAACAAGTATCCCTTATTTGGGCTCTATTAAGATCCGCCTGCTGATCGAATGTTTCGGCTCGGCTATTCAAGCCCTGCAAGCTCCGCTTGGCCAATTAGCAGAATTGCCCGGCTTTGGCCCTAAAATTTTATCGGCTTGGCAAAAGGCCTTGGAATCCGAAGAGTGGAAAGATCAATTAAAATTGGCTGAGCGCTTGCAAGTTCATTTGATAGCTTTTAATGATCCGCGCTATCCAAAGCGTTTATTGGAAATTGCAGATTATCCTTTAATCCTTTATAATAAAGGAGAAGTACGCCGAGACGATCAGCGGTGCATTGCTGTCGTCGGTACGCGCCATGCAACCTTATATGGAATGGAAATGGCCCGGCAGATTAGCCGGGAATTAGCGCAAGCCGGCTTTACAATTATTAGTGGCCTTGCGCGTGGAATTGATACGGCTGCCCATCAAGGCGCTCTAGAAGGCGGTAGAACGATCGCTGTACTGGGCTCTGGAATTGCCCGCCTTTATCCTGGCGAAAATGCGCAACTTGCTCGACAAATCTGCGAGCAGGGAGCCGTCATAAGTGAATTTCCTCTGACAACCCCCCCAGATCGAACGCATTTTCCTCAACGCAACCGAATTGTAAGCGGAATGAGTTTGGGCACGCTTCTCATCGAAGCTCCCCGGCAGAGTGGAGCAATGTTAACCATGGAAAGGGCTTTGCAACAAGGGCGACGCACGTTTGCTTTACCGGGCAGGGCGGATCAAGAGACTTTTTGCGGCAACCATGCCTTAATTAAGGAAAAAAAAGCCGATTTAATTGAAAACGCGCGCGATATTATCGCCTGCTATGACAATTTTCTCTTTCCTATACAGGATAAGCCGCCTGCTCAGCCGTCGGTTTATTTAGAGAAAGAAGAGATGGAATTGCTGTGCCAGCTTCCGACTGAAGAATTATCGATCGAAGAAATAGCCCGGCGGCTGCAGCTTCCCATCTCAAAAATCAGCATTCTCCTGATGAGTTTAGTATTAAAAAAAATAATTAAAGAATATCCTGGCAAAATTTATAAAAAAATTTAA
- a CDS encoding ParB/RepB/Spo0J family partition protein: MDSSLIDPPYKDELREVALTQISVNPYQPRRDFKREDLEELAQSIKAVGLLHPPLVRPLPDSEGYELISGERRYRAAQLAGLSSIPVFIRQTSCSLSAQAALIENIQRVDLNPLEIAKALKRLMLEFDFNQDRLAQRVGKKRSTIANYLRLLSLPVAIQDSILKEKITMGHAKAILALEEEDKQQLLHDLIIRDQLNVREAEQAAARIGEKAKKQQLTYVTRDFYLEQLAEKLQHRLGTKVSIQGKGKKGRISIDYYNLDDLDRLLHLFGLQQEL, from the coding sequence ATGGATAGCTCATTAATCGATCCTCCTTATAAAGATGAATTGCGCGAAGTCGCTCTTACGCAAATTAGCGTTAATCCTTATCAGCCGCGCCGTGATTTTAAACGGGAAGATCTAGAAGAGCTGGCGCAGTCTATCAAAGCCGTTGGCCTTCTCCATCCCCCTCTTGTGCGCCCGCTTCCGGATTCTGAAGGATATGAGTTGATTTCAGGAGAAAGACGCTATAGAGCGGCGCAACTGGCCGGCCTTTCTTCTATACCGGTTTTTATCCGCCAGACCTCCTGCTCCCTTTCCGCACAGGCGGCCTTGATCGAAAATATTCAACGCGTGGATTTAAATCCTTTAGAAATTGCCAAAGCCTTGAAGCGGCTCATGCTGGAATTTGATTTTAACCAAGACCGTTTAGCCCAGCGAGTGGGAAAGAAACGCTCCACAATTGCCAATTACTTGCGCCTGCTCTCTCTTCCGGTCGCCATACAAGACAGCATTTTAAAAGAAAAAATCACTATGGGGCATGCCAAAGCGATTTTAGCTTTGGAAGAAGAAGATAAGCAGCAGTTATTGCATGACTTGATCATACGCGACCAGCTCAATGTACGCGAAGCTGAACAAGCCGCTGCTCGCATCGGCGAAAAAGCCAAAAAGCAGCAACTGACCTATGTGACCAGGGACTTTTATTTGGAACAGCTGGCTGAAAAGCTTCAGCATCGCTTGGGAACCAAAGTCTCCATCCAAGGCAAGGGAAAAAAAGGCCGCATCAGCATTGACTATTATAACTTAGATGACTTAGACCGTCTTTTACATCTGTTCGGCCTCCAACAAGAACTATAG